The genomic window AGTCTATTCTTATTGAAAGGTGAGATAACTGACAatgcatgtgcttgtttgcCACTATTGCTTGACTAGTTTTAATTCTGTGTACAGAGTCACGAATGCCATCAAACAAGGAATGTACCTGCTAGAAGATTCTAGTGAAGAGGCAGAACAAGAGTGTGTTTTTGCACTGCCTGATTGTGCTTCAGATGGTTGGCAGAATCAGATGGAGGAAATACACATGGTCTGCCCAGTAGTAACAATAGCTAGCATATTACACCACATGCGACCAGCAACAGGCGTGTCATCAATTCAGGCCGCTGCATTCAGAAGTCTGACAGAAGGTCATACCGTGTGGAAGTCTGGTCATGTCATTGAGATGGTCCTCAATACAACTCAGTTTGCCTATACTTGGATGAAGTTCAAAGTGCTAGCTACAATGAAACAAGAGATCAGGAGAGTATGCATCGCCTTTGAGAAACGTAGCCACAACATCAAATTTGCACATTGCACTTGTCCTGCTGGCCTATCACATTCATGCATTCATGTGTCTGCTGCTTTGTGGTCAATGGAATCATTTGGAAGCAAGCTTGCTCCTACATCAAAGCCCTGTGCTTGGATACAACCAAGAAGCAAGGAGAAACCAACTGGACCTATCACCAGTATCTCTCTTAAGAAGCACAAGATCTTCAGACAAGAGAAGCTTTCTTCCATGACTACCACTAAGGCAAAAGATTTTGATCCAAGACCTCCTGCTTTGAGAGGAAAAGGAGAGATCATGATGAAATGTTTTGCTTCTGACCTTATCAACAGTTACAAAAGTGACAACATGCCATTGCTTGTCAGTGTCTTTATTCCGCCACCTCCCCcacctcctcctcttcctgtGGCAAGATCTGAGAACTTCCAAATGTTTTTGTCAGATGATGAACTTTTActggcaacaacaacagacattgCTTATCCTGTTGAAGACATGGGTCATACTGACCTGAATGAACTGAGTGATATGTGTGCTGACCTGGATGAACTGAGTGCTATGTGTGCTGACCTGGATGAACTGAGTGCTATGTGTACTGCTTTTAAGGCATCTTTGCAAGTGTCTGATGCGCAGCGTAGTGCTATTGAATTTACAACAAGAGGCCAGGCATTAAACCCAAAATGGTTTGAAGCGAGAAAGAACAGACTAACTGCCTCCATATTTGCAGATGTTGTGAAGAGAAAGGCAATGACATTGCCAGATCCTCTGGTAAAGAGAATTTTAGGTTATACAAAAATACCAACATGGCTGCCTGCAATAAGGTGGGGCCAAGATAATGAGGTAGTTGCTCGCTTATTTTACCTTGAAATGCAGCGTCGAAGAGGTCATGCAGGAATACAGGTATCGGAATGTGGATTTTTTGTTGATACAGAGCGTGGATGGTTGGGAGCATCACCAGATGGTTTAATCTATGATCCAAGTAACGTTGATGACACAGATGGTGTGCTTGAAATCAAGTGTCCATATTCAATGCGAACAAAAACGATCTCTGAAGCTGCACAGATGCCTGGCTTCTACTGTAAATGGAAGGATGGCCAGTTGCACTTGAATAGAAGGCACAAGTATTTCTACCAGGTGCAAGGTCAGATGGCCATAACAGGAAGGAACTGGTGTGACTTCGTTGTATGGACACAATATGACATATTTATAGACCGAATTAAGTATAAACATAAATTTTGGTTACAGGAATGCTTGCCTAAATTAGAAAATTTTTATGACAAGTGTGTATTAGCAGAAATAGTTTCACCAAGGTTTCCACTTGGCTTGCCCATGTTGGACCTTAGGTAGCAAGTAGATAGAGTTCTGTTTGTACTATTAATGTTGTAAtgattgaaaatgaaattgaacagcaagtggtagtgTGATGTATTCTGGAACATGTGACACACAAGAGTACAGAATTATAACAAAAGCCAATATATTTACTTTtccaaacaaaatttaatatcatgacactaattaatattaatctaccctacaaaattaaatttacCGTACAAGAGGTGGATGCAAATTCGTTAGATACGAACATACAGTAAATACCTTATCTAAAAGATCCATACTTGAACTAAGTGTTATGCCTTGTAAAATTCTATAGTTCTTTATCCGTCTGATCACCCTTTCTACATCGATTCTAAGAGACGCCACTTGCCGGCATTTAATGACTTGCTCCTCGGCAAACTGACCTCCTCCTTTTAGAAAAGGAGGTAGCACAAGAGATGCCCCAACGTCCATGAGAATGTCGGCAATAATAAATCCTTTGTCTGCCATGACTTGGTCTCCAGGCACCAATTTATTAAGAAAACCAGACTGCTTGGTAAGTTCCCTGTCTGATATAGCACCAGTAAATAGTTGtgacacaaacatgacatgaccacatggcgatattgcaaccaatgctttcacagtgtggtggtgtttgtAACTGGAGAAGAAAGCTGATTGCAAACCCCTATCTGAAGGACGTTCTGTAAAAAGCtctgttgcatcaatgatgcaggtGGTTTTTGGAAAAGCCTCTCTAAATGACTGCGGTAAACTTCGACGTAGAGTGTCCCTTGGCAACCACCAGTCAACATCATTCAAATGGCAATAGAGAAAGTTTATCCATGTGACAAAAATATTATGAACTTGAGAAAGAGAGAAGCCAAACCTGTAGCTAAGGTCTTTCATCTCTAGCCCCAAACGAAGACGAACCATTGTCAGAAAAAACTCATTTAGAGGTGAAAGAGAACGAGGTTTTGCTGATTTACTCTCTGTAAATGCTGTATGTCTCTGTGACCAATATTTCAGTGAAGTGGCAGCATACTCTAACGACTTGAAAAAACCCTTGAAATCATTGTAGCTGCGAAATCCAGTATGAATTGCCTCAACCCTCCAATTCTCGCCACTAGACATTTGCTGTTCAAGTAATTTGATACAGTTTTCTTTTTCCTTTAATTCCTCCTGCAGCTCAAAACATGATGCACAGTCAGAGTGAGGCTCAACATCAATACTTAGACTGTGAAACATGTCTTCAAAGTCTTCTGCAACATCCACATCTCTGTCTTCATGTTCCCGGATTGGGGAAATAAGACTTAGAGACCGCCTGCATGCTGCAACGTTCTTCTTAGGAGTAGAAGATTTAGGCCTTCTTGGTCTTGAAATAACTCTTGCAGCAAGCCTTTTCAAAGGAGGAGTTTGTTTTGATGGTGACCATGTAAAAGAAGCTCTAACTCTGGATCGCTTTATTGCAGCAACAGAAAAAGGTGGCTTTGTCTTGGACAACGTTGGTATTACTCCTGTTGTTGATTTGGTTCCACGAACAAAATGCCTACCACATACCCTGGCATTGGTCGAGACATCATCAAGTCCTAACTGTTCTAACCACTTCTGACGTTCCTCTTCATTTGAAGGAAATCTGAAaaacttcaaatatttccCCTTGGCAGATACATTGGTACATCCAGGAACACAGCACATAACCATGATAGAACGGCAATTACACGCTCCAAGAAataaaacacagtacagcaacactgagtgACTGGTTTATTTATATGACAGCCACAGCTGAGGACATTACCTCATGATGAAATCATGCAtctcttcttacctctcagtaccaccagacttgtctaaagacttcctcttcacgtcAGACATTCCCTAGACGATgcactttctaggaagtattcaggaggtacaaaccaaaccatttggtaagtgcgtaccacacagaacacgcatcatagattacgtacgcacgtttgtacccgcatttgacgtctgtcaagtctcaatgttaaatcatcactcaaaatgacgcggtagagtcacgaaagagatcagaaagaggttgttcatcaccgtaaaacacgcaaaacacacaagagccgagtcttaatgaggcctcacctaattcgatgcatcgctatacgcaccgattaaagttcgaaaagaaaaattgttgctttggctctagactcacgcggttagcaaacgccaatgcatcaaaagagAACCAAATTGACGCCGCGGTAGGTGATGACGTTGTTggtgccacgccctgtgaaaaggtctattgCTTTCCTTTCACAACGAGCAGTTGATCCATGGATGAAGAATCGTCCTTGCTACCAAGTTGCTTCTTCAGTGTGGCAATAGTATCAGATGCTTTTGCCTTCAATTGCACTTCTTTACCATTTAGTGACTTGGCTACCAACTTGAGCCATTGACTCTCAAATGCTAAATATGAAGCAACAATTGTGACCTCATACAAATCAAGCAATTTAGATGAAATAAATTGAGTAGTTAAATACCTTGCTGGTCATTGGCAGGCAGTTTTGTAACATTTCTTTGGGTTGCCTTTTCCTCCAGCGCTGATTTGGATTTGCAGTATTCCAGTCGTCGACTTACTGTCCACAATAAGCCACATAATATTACTTTATGTATTGCCTATCACTTGTAACTATACTATgtgacaacacaacatgcaGCTGTTGCTGACTAGGCAGGCAATGTCTGATTAAGAACGATAACACTTTCTTTCCACATACTTTCTTCATTCTTCTACAAAACCATTAAAGCttcaatataaataaacaaatatccCACTAGCTATCTACCCCTCCCCACTAGCTATCCACCCCTCCCCACTAGCTATCCACCCCTCCCCACTAGCTATCCACCCCTCCCCACTAGCTATCCACCCCTACCCACTAGCTATCCACCCCTCCCCACTATATCCCAATCCACTTTGAATAAACACCAACAAAAACATGACCAAAACAGCAAACCACGTATGTCATGCCTAAGCCAAAGGTGCAACTGATGGCAGTGGACAATGAGGAAAAACCAAATAAACTGACAAAATTTCTTGCCTAGCCAAGATGAAAGAGTGGATTACCTGTATTATGTGATTACACTTGAAACACATTTGATGCGCATTCAATGCAGTTCCCAGCTGTGGATTCAATGCACATCCAGCCATTTCACACTACTCTCTGTTCCAGTTAACTTTGTCTTAAAAGTTTAGTAAGTGACTTTTGTGTTAAAAGTTTAGTAAGTGACTTTTGTGTTAAAAGTTTAGTAAGTGACTATTGATAGagctttgtatttgtttaccacactcacatgttaagtgatatcccattaactgtacatttagaggtcatattacaacACAAAGCTGTTAGCTAACAGTAGAAGAAatcgcaggctatcaagaccAAGCAGAACGAGAAAAGAagtcagaaataccaagcaacTACTCGCGAAATAAGAGCAACGTGTGTGTTGATTTTAAGGCAGCGGACCAGTGTAGTGACCTTCTTAATTGGttacttcctctattagcagcattcttgttgtaaggcCATACCTTCTTACTGGGATTTGAACCCTAGCGacctttgatatgcaaaagtttTAGCAAACCAACACATAGGCCTTCGGAACCCAACTATTTAAAAATCCGGAAACTTGCGGTTTCGAACGCTAacaagatcgtcactgtccgccctattgcgcagaagttagtacagattttcaaagcgcaaagtcaacgcgaacagagagtcaTGGCGTAGGCGTGACATCACCTGTAGCTGTCAGTGCCATTTGAATCTGGTTAGACCGCCAATGCGCATTCAATGTCGCTTGAAAAGGCATGCATGTTAACTGATCCTTTACTCAATCACTACGAGCACGTTGAGCTGAGAGCCAGCTGTGTTTAGCTGTCACAGAGCCACAGATTGGGAGTTAGGGGAGGGGCAGCAAACTAGGTGTTAATTAGTTGATTGGAGAGGCTGCTCATTTGTTTGATATTATCACTGATTATCATATATATCTTATCATGTTTGTTGATTACCATATtatggttaattaaacataaagGAAAGGCAGACGTCCAAGTCTTCAATATTCTTTGTACACCTTCCTTTTGCTAAATCTAGATTCTCATATTCCTAATCTTCACTTTATCTCTGCTTGTGACAAATCACAATACTTTACCACAATGTTTGTGCTTGTAAAATAGAATGTGATGCTGAGGTCTCTACAAATGTTACACTTGATAGCATTGTCTGCAAGAGAATATGCCAACATTTAGCATCACACAAAGTTTAGTGTGGAGACAGCCTCTTGTTTGCAGCAGTT from Corticium candelabrum chromosome 12, ooCorCand1.1, whole genome shotgun sequence includes these protein-coding regions:
- the LOC134187924 gene encoding uncharacterized protein LOC134187924 isoform X2, encoding MSFSKVLVDSVFGKSPEMCTKRDLCMFLQRHRTIASDLALSTTGTKSILIERVTNAIKQGMYLLEDSSEEAEQECVFALPDCASDGWQNQMEEIHMVCPVVTIASILHHMRPATGVSSIQAAAFRSLTEGHTVWKSGHVIEMVLNTTQFAYTWMKFKVLATMKQEIRRVCIAFEKRSHNIKFAHCTCPAGLSHSCIHVSAALWSMESFGSKLAPTSKPCAWIQPRSKEKPTGPITSISLKKHKIFRQEKLSSMTTTKAKDFDPRPPALRGKGEIMMKCFASDLINSYKSDNMPLLVSVFIPPPPPPPPLPVARSENFQMFLSDDELLLATTTDIAYPVEDMGHTDLNELSDMCADLDELSAMCADLDELSAMCTAFKASLQVSDAQRSAIEFTTRGQALNPKWFEARKNRLTASIFADVVKRKAMTLPDPLVKRILGYTKIPTWLPAIRWGQDNESVDGWEHHQMV
- the LOC134187924 gene encoding uncharacterized protein LOC134187924 isoform X3, with the translated sequence MSFSKVLVDSVFGKSPEMCTKRDLCMFLQRHRTIASDLALSTTGTKSILIERVTNAIKQGMYLLEDSSEEAEQECVFALPDCASDGWQNQMEEIHMVCPVVTIASILHHMRPATGVSSIQAAAFRSLTEGHTVWKSGHVIEMVLNTTQFAYTWMKFKVLATMKQEIRRVCIAFEKRSHNIKFAHCTCPAGLSHSCIHVSAALWSMESFGSKLAPTSKPCAWIQPRSKEKPTGPITSISLKKHKIFRQEKLSSMTTTKAKDFDPRPPALRGKGEIMMKCFASDLINSYKSDNMPLLVSVFIPPPPPPPPLPVARSENFQMFLSDDELLLATTTDIAYPVEDMGHTDLNELSDMCADLDELSAMCADLDELSAMCTAFKASLQVSDAQRSAIEFTTRGQALNPKWFEARKNRLTASIFADVVKRKAMTLPDPLVKRILGYTKIPTWLPAIRAWMVGSITRWFNL
- the LOC134187924 gene encoding uncharacterized protein LOC134187924 isoform X1 — protein: MSFSKVLVDSVFGKSPEMCTKRDLCMFLQRHRTIASDLALSTTGTKSILIERVTNAIKQGMYLLEDSSEEAEQECVFALPDCASDGWQNQMEEIHMVCPVVTIASILHHMRPATGVSSIQAAAFRSLTEGHTVWKSGHVIEMVLNTTQFAYTWMKFKVLATMKQEIRRVCIAFEKRSHNIKFAHCTCPAGLSHSCIHVSAALWSMESFGSKLAPTSKPCAWIQPRSKEKPTGPITSISLKKHKIFRQEKLSSMTTTKAKDFDPRPPALRGKGEIMMKCFASDLINSYKSDNMPLLVSVFIPPPPPPPPLPVARSENFQMFLSDDELLLATTTDIAYPVEDMGHTDLNELSDMCADLDELSAMCADLDELSAMCTAFKASLQVSDAQRSAIEFTTRGQALNPKWFEARKNRLTASIFADVVKRKAMTLPDPLVKRILGYTKIPTWLPAIRWGQDNEVVARLFYLEMQRRRGHAGIQVSECGFFVDTERGWLGASPDGLIYDPSNVDDTDGVLEIKCPYSMRTKTISEAAQMPGFYCKWKDGQLHLNRRHKYFYQVQGQMAITGRNWCDFVVWTQYDIFIDRIKYKHKFWLQECLPKLENFYDKCVLAEIVSPRFPLGLPMLDLR
- the LOC134187926 gene encoding uncharacterized protein LOC134187926; translation: MVMCCVPGCTNVSAKGKYLKFFRFPSNEEERQKWLEQLGLDDVSTNARVCGRHFVRGTKSTTGVIPTLSKTKPPFSVAAIKRSRVRASFTWSPSKQTPPLKRLAARVISRPRRPKSSTPKKNVAACRRSLSLISPIREHEDRDVDVAEDFEDMFHSLSIDVEPHSDCASCFELQEELKEKENCIKLLEQQMSSGENWRVEAIHTGFRSYNDFKGFFKSLEYAATSLKYWSQRHTAFTESKSAKPRSLSPLNEFFLTMVRLRLGLEMKDLSYRFGFSLSQVHNIFVTWINFLYCHLNDVDWWLPRDTLRRSLPQSFREAFPKTTCIIDATELFTERPSDRGLQSAFFSSYKHHHTVKALVAISPCGHVMFVSQLFTGAISDRELTKQSGFLNKLVPGDQVMADKGFIIADILMDVGASLVLPPFLKGGGQFAEEQVIKCRQVASLRIDVERVIRRIKNYRILQGITLSSSMDLLDKVFTVCSYLTNLHPPLVR